The window tttctttaatattactttttatttttatattagcgGCTACACTcctacttttattaattattatttaatactttattaatttatttgataccaagaattttatcaaaattatcaatCAGTTATGAGATTGTTagttaacaatatatattaataaattggtTAGTATTAGTGAGTTATTTGTTGACCGGCAGAATTGCAATAAGGGTAAAGGAGAAAAGTGCGAAAAAGAGTAGCTCTCAGGCTCAGGTGGAAATGTTAGAATTAGCGCGGAGACAGTGCGAGAGCGAACTTTCTAAATCGTAAATGTCAGTTTTCTCGTTCGGTGAGTTGCATAAGTAGCGAGGTCGAGCGCGGCCacgacaaaattatataacgaGCGACGAAATAATGCCGATCCGAGAATTCGACGGCAGGACGAGTTCAACCACCTTCGTCCACCGGAAACACAAGAGCAATTTCCGCCTGCGATAAAACCGCGATTGTATCATCATCGGCAATGTTACAGATGCCGCGTTCAATTGCCCGAACAAGGACGGTCAATACGAGGACAGCAGGCAATGCGACAAGTATTACGAATGCATCGACGGTGCGGCAACGGAGAAGCTGTGCCCGGACGGTCTCGTGTTCGATCCTTTGAATCGCAAGGTTAATAAGTGCGACCACGTCTTCAACGTCGACTGCGGCGACCGTCTCGAATTACGTAAGAACGCACGCTAAAACCATAGAACAATATTTCatgcagaaatattttaaaaaataaatgcattcATTGCTGATATTGAATAGAATttccaatttaataattgtctCTTATAATATCTGAAGTAACAGTATCTTTActgataatttaatcaattaaatttatttttatcttgttaaaaaaaagcattcttttcaattgtataaaattatttaatatctttgctTATTTGTAtatcaatgaaataaaaaaaatcacgttTTATATTCAACTTAAATATAGTATTCAGCCTCGTTAAAATATCGAATAGCACTATGTAAATAAAGTTGCATGATTGATTTGATGCTCGTCCTCGTTAATAGAACCTCCACAACCAACAAAAAAGTGTCCACGACGTAACGGTTTCTTCGCCCATCCCGACCCGACAGTGTGCAACGTCTTCTACAATTGCATCGACGGTGAAGCAATCGAGATTACCTGCACCACCGGGTTGCACTTCGACGAGTACAGCGGAACTTGCGTGTGGCCGGACAGCGCGGGTCGCGAGGTGAGAAAAAAAGACTGCTCTACTTTGTCCATCGATTACGATATGCGTgcgcttaataaaaaagttcattcatgttaaaaattttcgagAAATCTTGACTTTACGTTGTAAGTCGTATTTCAGGGGCGATTCTATAGTTACCTCGACGCAGAGATTTAGAAGAATCTATTTGGAACTGTAACAAAAGTTAAGAACTTCCCCGAAGTTAAATCTTTAATTGAGAGAAAGTACACACTTCTATAATACACCCCACAGCGCGTATACTTTCTCCCAATTACAATTACAGATACTTGTAAGTCTCAGATATTTCCTTGCAATTAGCGGAATTTAACGATCCAATTCTGTTAGCATCTGAACTCAGGAGACCCCGACAAATAGCGTTCAACCTACACGAGCGATAAAATCTTCATCTTcggttaattatattacagtaCATGTCTcttcaatcaaatttcaatATCGTGCTAAGTTCctgttataaaatgttatgtacacAAAACGAGtctaataattagaaattaaaagttgtaaaaaaaaatgagaaaaaattagaacacttaatattgaaaaaaaattaaatacctAATTTAGCAAAGGAAGATCCAATCACTAATTCACTAAGAAATCGACTGGGAAGTATTGATCAATGTTCCTTGACAAAACAACACGCTAACGTAGAAATACGCTGTATGATGCAGGGCTGCGGAGTCTTGGGCAAGAAGCTACAGGATGGTTTTGAATGCCCAAGTGAGAGCCAGGTCGATAGCAGAGGCATGTTAGTTGACCATCCCAAATTTGCGCATCCCGAGGACTGTCAGAAGTTCTACGTATGCCTGAACGGTGTGACGCCGCGTGAGCAAGGCTGCAGCGATGGCACTGTCTACAATGAGGAACAGCAGAGGTGCGATGCACCCGAGAACGTCCCCGGATGGTATGAATTACCCcccatattattattttctatcattatatattaacgATCTCGCAATTGATACAATTATCAAAAGTTCGCGTTTGCGTAAACATACCAAAATCGtctaaatacattaaaagcagcacatacatacataattgATAACAAACAtgctataatatattaaataagagatttttaataaGCTCATctgcttaataattttttcaattagttTTCGAATATAATCTTTAAGATTTGATTTCTCGTCATTCGTGCAacgaaattgtataaattattgtatttttatattattgttgcgcttttatcttttatatttcaagttaattaaattattacgacgttattattcatttaatagtTCAAGGATTTTAATAATCGTCGGTTTACCTTGCAGCGAGGACTGGTACAAGGACGACGACAAGAAGCCGTGAGGAAGTCGTTCCACGCTCATCTGTCCCGCATCGGGACGCCGCACATTCACTTTAATCACGTGTCACCCCCTTCGCCCAGAGTGTAACTCCATGTGTGTGTTTAGCCATTTGAATGTCTtggaatacattttatttttactttattagtCTTTTATCAGTTAAATGAAACCCGATTTCCTTTTCCCAGTTTTCTGTTAATTAAAACGCTGCATTAGAATTCAGATTGTTTTCTCACAAAAATCgctcaattaatttaattaatctaaaattacatttatttctttttatttcaactgCTTAAATTTTCAAGCTTCAAACGAAACTCAATGTGTGTCATATAGTAagtaaaaagaggaaaaaaagaaaaatgttattaaaattaactataatgCCACATTTCATCGATAAAATAATCTGAatatttctcagaaaaacTTATTGGTGACTCAGTCACCGATCGATTTTCGAAACGGTATTCGTGGAACGTGCAAAAGGCCTTGAATCATTACGAGATCAGTTGACTATCACTTTCTCTCGAACTGTTCTCTTATTTTTCGTTCTGCGattcactttctctctctctctctctctctttccttcatttttttcttacattgtacattaaaatgtaattatcaaCGAAAGATGCGCCTATTCCACTACTTCAAATATTCGTCAACAAAAGAGGAtgagtgaaaaaaaaacagataaaaaacaaaatatgcaataaaataaattaaaaacccgcggaaaaaagaaaaaaatattagaaacaaaTCGTCACGATTCTAAGCGCTTTAGTAAAAATCGTAAAagacagaaattttacattcataatgttaaattgaattaaagaaatgccGTTACTCTTTCTCGGCGAAAgatcaatttatttcattcaCACGGCAGGTAAGTTATTATGCACGGTATTCTTCCATTTAACTTTCCAATTCACGAACATTCGTCGCAAATGCCACTTGCTGAAtactttttaaagattaaatctAGTCGTCAGATAAAAACTCTAAAATTTTGCAAcgtaatatttgcaatatattattcaattactgtaatatttgtattacagTTGTTGCAATCATTtgcaacaaatatatttttgttatatagaaataaagattctttgtacaataattagaaaatttttaataggatATGTGTGCCCTGACACTATCATAAAATCAAGCAAGgttttacaaatttctttttcaaaaatatgtatttcaacTATTCTTAAATTCATGATATCGTACTTTTCTCGTTTAGattacgaaaataattaattagtgtATACAATTGATAcgttaatttcaaaataattacttttgttttttcCACAACGGTGCACAATGCAGAAAGATAGCTCTAACTAATTAATTGGCGCTTAATAATTGGTCTAATaacttaaataaacaaatagatAATTGTTTCTCTTTGAACCCACAATTTCTCTCGTTCcgctttcaaaaatatctcgGTTTGTAGActgataaaattgatttaaaataaacgtaatacGGTAGCCGCATTTGGAACGCGGGTGAGGGATGCAAATCGCAAAACGATAGCACAACAGCAACGACCCGGTTACGCTGTCGACACCCGGAAGTGTCCGGAATTTATATGCACCGATAATAACGCAATGCAATAAAACTTGCGTCTATGCACCCATTGCACTCATAACGGGAGAAAAAGAAGTAGCAAGACCACCGttcgaaaaagaaagagagaaaaagagaaagacagaTCTTTCGGCGAAAGGGGGGCGAAGCCGGGAGAAGGGAGGGTCGGGAAATGCAGCAAGGACCTACCAAGGTGGTGGCGAGACTGCCGAGCGAAACAGAACTCGTTTCGAACTCGCAGTCACGTTTTATCAGCGTCGCAACACGCTGCTGCCGACGAAGTCGAAgaggagaacgagagagataaataagaagaaaaaagataggAGAGGAAGCTTCCTCGGGACGGTAGCTTTAAAAAGATCTGAAAGACTTTGTAAATCTCTTCGGGACTCCCAAAATGTTAGAAGTGGGAAAGCTTCTTTTGCCGCTGATGATGCTGGCAACCTTGAGTCGGGCGCAGTTCCGATGCCCGGAAACTAAAGGCTTCTTCCCTGATCCGGAGCAGTGTGATCTCTATTACGCTTGTGTGGATGGCCAGCCCGAGGAGAGAATTTGCAAGGATGGACTCGTTTTCAGGGACGACAACCCCAAGAAGGAGCTCTGCGACATACCGGCAAACGTACCCTGCGGCGACCGTACGCTTTTGCGTAAGTTACGAATCGTTAGATTACCCAAACTCATTAAGTCTTTCTTAATTCAACAGTTTAAAAGAATTGAACtgttaaattaagaaaaacttaATAAGTTCTTTTActagattattataattctaatGAATTAAGGATGAATTAAGTTTCTCtcttctatttattaaattagaaaaagattaattaagattgataaaaaaataaaatgcattatatgacaattaaatagtttcatacataaaaatattaattagtatttaaaaataaagatatatttatttttatatggatgttatttaattttagatgtATAACTTTATATCTATTTAGGCTATTTTTAAGTTGAGAAATTTTTCGCTTAAGAAATTCTTATCAATAATACTCAATTAAAGGAAGTAAGTTCTGCGGTTATATATGagatttcttttgttttttttatattctcctACAACTTGACAAACGAGAATAGTTTGTCGATTGGACTGTGTCGCAAAAATAGAACTCGTTGTGAACCGGTTTTTAAACGACAATcgaatttttctctctctctctttctcatggATTCAACTTTTTTCATGTTTCCTCATGAGTAGTCAGCTATAATAAGtcatgtacaaaaaaaactttaataaattttgatgaagTAAAAAGtccattaaagataaaagtgcaaaatttatataaatttaataaaactaataaaatttaagttgaatagtttttttcaattttactataaaaatttatatttatacattaaacatCAAGCATGGctagaattaaaaagaatagacTTTAGGTTTAACACAAATTCCAAAACATAgatctcgaaaaaaaaaaactgacacccaattatataattaatatatgtaatcaatatatgtaactaatataaaatttacataattatacgcatgtattgatattatataataataaatcatgtaACGGAACAGAGGAACCGCAACCTAGCAAGGGCTGCCCGCGCGCGAACGGACTCTTCAGCCACGAAGATCCGGCCGCGTGCGATCGTTTCGTCAACTGCATCGATGGAGTAGTACAGGTGGTACCCTGCCCGCCCGGACTAGTATATGAGCCCAAGATGTCAAGCTGCGTCTGGCCGGTAGACTCCAGTCGTCTATGCGAAAATCAGAAACGCGACGTCCTGGATGACGGCTTCGTATGCCCGGACGGCGACGTCGCCGGCCCGTCCGGCGCGATCCTGCCGCATCCTACGTACCCGCATCCCGAAGATTGCGCCAAGTTTTACATTTGCAAGAACGGTGTAGTACCACAGAAGGGCCAATGCGACCCCGGCACTGTGTATAATGAAGAAAGTTTCAGATGTACGGAACCCGAAAACGTGCCGGGATGGTAAGCAAgccttcttttttctctttttcttatcaaaaaatttcttacgatacatgtatatagagtaattttcttaattattcttatctttaattcttgtcttatctgtaattttttatcttattatatcttgaattgttagttttaatatctctatttttctccatacttttaaattaaaaaattagcttatttttaaaaacatcagATGCAtcctttatataataaaatgttatgtttCAGCGAGAACTATTACAAGAGTAAGAACTGAGTTAGAAAATCGAGGATGCCGCAGTTAATCACAGCTACGTGTGTAATGCTCATCATTTTACTCATAGGAACAATAAACGCATGTGATATGCACGTTTACATAAAAACCGCTGCGTGATCTTTGCGACTGCGATCGCGCTTTCGCCCTCTCCGCGACGAATTACTACCCCTTTCTCCTTTTACGTAAACAAATTTGCCTTCGGAAAATCCGTAATAAAACCGTCGCGGATCATTAACCCGCGAAAAGAAAACCCCGCGAACCGATGATATCAAGTTCTATATAACGTTCGTTAGATAAACCCTCCGCTCGAACCGgtcagattttatataattattgattatgtcaaaatttattgtaaaagcgCGTGCATACAAACAGTTGCCCGCAATTCCGcgattaaataactaaaagaaatataatttatttattatattcaaataagGAAATAAGGCTCACTCTATACACTGTTTtagataatatcatttttgCTAATGTTGCAAGacattgaattatatattgttacgtctcgataattagatatattttatgcaatgtttccagaaatttatttacaaattttttcactaatctaaagttgattttattttaatcagctttttacataattataaaacaaaactttttaaattattatttatcttttggatattaatctttataattaaaatttatttgatataataatatattatttgaacatataatttaatgttcatTTTCATcctgttaattataatatattaagaacAATAAACTTAAATTCTTCTAGTTTTTacggataaaaatataaaaaaaagccgacattgtgttaaaatatatacctaatagtttttcatttggccagatatttttaaagtacttttttgcaaattttatcataaataagtatctaaaataaaagaataataaaataatatatcaaatattgaaaaa of the Monomorium pharaonis isolate MP-MQ-018 chromosome 11, ASM1337386v2, whole genome shotgun sequence genome contains:
- the LOC105836460 gene encoding protein obstructor-E, yielding MFTVGIVTLISAIALTHAAFNCPNKDGQYEDSRQCDKYYECIDGAATEKLCPDGLVFDPLNRKVNKCDHVFNVDCGDRLELQPPQPTKKCPRRNGFFAHPDPTVCNVFYNCIDGEAIEITCTTGLHFDEYSGTCVWPDSAGREGCGVLGKKLQDGFECPSESQVDSRGMLVDHPKFAHPEDCQKFYVCLNGVTPREQGCSDGTVYNEEQQRCDAPENVPGCEDWYKDDDKKP
- the LOC105836476 gene encoding protein obstructor-E, with translation MLEVGKLLLPLMMLATLSRAQFRCPETKGFFPDPEQCDLYYACVDGQPEERICKDGLVFRDDNPKKELCDIPANVPCGDRTLLQEPQPSKGCPRANGLFSHEDPAACDRFVNCIDGVVQVVPCPPGLVYEPKMSSCVWPVDSSRLCENQKRDVLDDGFVCPDGDVAGPSGAILPHPTYPHPEDCAKFYICKNGVVPQKGQCDPGTVYNEESFRCTEPENVPGCENYYKSKN